The genomic window GATCGAAAGTAACTATAAAGATGAAGATATAGTCAGCAGTTTAGGATCTGACAGTGCCCCTGTGGTAAAGGGAGTAAACGCTATAATAGTTAAAGCTGTAAAACTGCAGGCCAGTGATATCCATATAGAACCCTATGAAAAAGAGATAAGAATAAGATATAGGTTGGACGGACTACTGATAACAGTTAAAAAGATGCCAAAGCATATTATGAATGCTATAGTTTCAAGGATAAAAATAATGTGTGATCTGGATATTGCAGAAAAAAGACTTCCTCAGGATGGGAGATTCAGGATAAAAATAGGAGATAGACGGGTTGATTTTCGTGTATCTACTTTAAAAACTATCCATGGAGAAAAGGTAGTAATGAGAATATTGGATAGAGGGTCGGTACAGCTAGACCTAACTGCCTTAGGTTATGATGAAAAAGCACTAGAAATAGTAAATAGAGTCATTCAGAATCCTTATGGGATTATATTGGTGACGGGACCTACCGGATCTGGGAAATCTACTACTCTATATTCTGTATTGGATAAATTAAACAAGGAAGATGTAAATATATCCACAGCAGAAGATCCTGTGGAATATGAACTGGAAGGAATAAATCAAGTGCAGTGTAAACCAGATATAGGTCTTACTTTTGCCGCTTCCCTTCGAAGTTTTTTGAGACAGGATCCGGATATTATAATGGTAGGAGAAATAAGAGATGGAGAAACTGCTGAGATTTCTATTAAAGCTGCTTTAACAGGACATTTGGTGTTATCCACTCTCCATACCAATGATGCACCTAGTTCTATTCATAGATTATTAAATATGGGGGTAGAACCATTTTTGATCTCAGCTTCTATATCAATGGTTATAGCTCAAAGATTAGTTAGGCGAATTTGTCCGCATTGCATAGGAAAAGATGGTGAATCAGCCAATAAATTAATGGCTATGGACCTGGATAAAAATGATTATGAAGGTTTAGATTTTAAAATAGGAGCCGGTTGTGAGAAGTGCAACAATACAGGTTATAAGGGAAGAAGTGTTATATATGAGATAATGGAAGTAGATGATGAGATGAAAAGCCTTATTTCTGAAAACACAACAAGTATAGAGATAAAAAAATTAGCGATGGAAAAAGGTATGGATACCTTGAGAGAATCAGGAATGAAAAAAGCTATATCAGGGGTGACTAGTTTGGACGAGGTGATGAGAGTCACACTGTCATAAAAAAATAAATAGACAGGGGTGTTAATCATGTTATATAAATATACTGCCTTGGATAGTCGTGGTAAAAAAGCTAATGGAGAGATGGAAGCCAAATCTCCTACAGAACTCAGAAAAATATTGAGACAACAAAAATTAATTCTTGTGAAAGCAACTAAAAAGAATAGTTTTAGTATGAAAAATGGTATGTTTAAAAGGGTAAAAGCTAAGGATATAGCAGTCTTTACGAGGGGACTATCCACTATGATAAATGCAGGGGTAGGGCTTATCAGGTGTTTTGAAATCCTAGAAGCCCAGATTGAAAAACCTAAATTAAAAGAAGTTATCTCCCAAGTAAGGGAAGAGATAAGTGCAGGGATGCCTTTGGCGGCATGTTTAGCTAAACATCCTAAATATTTTGATAAATTATATATAAGTATGGTAAAAGCAGGAGAAGCATCAGGAATGTTGGACTCTGTACTTATGAAGGTCGCTACTTCACTGGAAAAATCTGAAGAGATAAAGGGGAAGGTAAAGGGAGCTATGATCTATCCTTCTATAGTACTTTTTACTGCTGTAATTGTAATGTTTTTGATGCTCGCCTTTGTAATACCAAAGTTCATGTTGTTATTTGAAGGAACAGGGGTAGAGATGCCGCTGCTTACCAGGATGGTTATGAGAGCCAGTGAGATTGCCTCTAAATATTGGTATCTATTCTTTTTAGGGGTAGGTGGAATTTTTTATGGTGTAAAAAAAGCCATGATGACACCTAAAGGAAAGAGATTTTTTGATGTTATATTGTTAAAAATGCCCCTCATGGGAACCTTTGTAAGGAAGACTGCCATGGCCAGGTTTACAAGAACTATGTCTACCCTTTTAAACAGTGGAGTAACGATCCTGATGGCTTTTGATATATGCGGAGAGATAGTTGGAAATACATTGATAGAAGAAGCTATACTAGAAGCCAAGGACAGTATAAGAGATGGAGCCAGTATATATAAACCACTGGCCAACAGCGGACAGTTTCCGCCTATGGTAACAGACATGATTGAAGTTGGGGAAGAAAGTGGACAGTTAACTGAAATTTTGGAAAAAGTAGCAGATTTTACCGAGATGGAACTAGAAGAAGCTGTGAGAAATTTACTTTCTGCCTTTGAGCCGTTGATAATTTTATTTATGGCAGTGGGAGTAGGAATTTTGATCATTGCTATGTTCCTGCCGTTATTTAAAATGTCGGATATGGTGGGATAATAAATTATAGCTAAAAGAGAAGAATGAGGTTTAGAAAAAGGGGTCATTAAAATGAATAATATTATTTCAGTCAAAAATATTTCCTTGGTCTATAAGGAAAGGGATATATTTAAAAAGATAAAGGGGTATAAAGGAAGTATAGGAGTGAAAAATATTTCTTTTGATGTAGGTGAAGGAGAAATATTTTCCATAATAGGTCTCAACGGAGCAGGTAAGACAAGTACATTGAAGTGTATATTAGGGCTGATAAAACCCGATGAGGGTGAGATAGAGGTATTTGGAAAGAAAGAATTAAAGGGGATGGATTTTGAGAAAGTAGGCTATCTGCCAGAAATCTCTTACTACCCCAAGAGTATGAAACTCATGGATCTGATGAGGTATTACGGAGAACTTTATAATATTCCCAAAGGTGAGTTAGATAAAAAAATAGATGAAATATTGAAAAAAATAGGCCTTATCTCTAGAAAAACTGATCGTTTGGAGAAATTTTCCAAAGGAATGCTGCAAAAGGTTGGGATAGCTCAGGCCATATTAAATGATCCGAAACTGTTGTTTTTAGATGAACCCATGTCAGGATTAGATCCTCTGGCCCGTGAACTGGTAATAGAAATAATATTGGAATTAAAGTCTAAAGGAACCACAATATTTTTTAATACTCATATATTGGAGGATGTAGCCAGTATAGCAGACAGGGTAGCTATAATTGATAAGGGAAAACTAGTAGAAGTATTGGATATGAAAAAAATAATATTGGAACAGGATGATTTTTTATTGAAGAATCATTTTATAAAAACGGTAGGAGAGAAATAAAATGAAAAAAATACTGACTATTGGCAAGTATACATTGAAAGAAAATATATCTAACAAGGTCTTTAATGGAGTCTTATATTTTGGGATTCTGTCTATATTTTTTACTACCTTATTGGATGAGGTGGCCCTCTATGAGGGAGGGAGAGTTATTCGAGACAGTGGTTTATTTCTCACAGAATTTTTGGTGATGCTGATAACTGTATATATATCGTCTACATATGTTATAAAAGCTGTGGCAGAAAAATCTATCTATTTGGTTTTGACCAAAGCTGTGACTAAATCTAAATATATTATGGGAATAAACTTAGGGATAATTTACTCTGTGTTTTGTAACGTATTTATCATGGGAGGTATATTAGGGGTTATCTTGTATACCAAGGGGCAGCTTGACTGGTGGTATATACGTGCCTTATTCTTTATAGGATTAAAATTATCAATTGTGGGCAGTTTAGGAATATTTTTCTCAATAATCTCGGATTCTACTGTAACTTCTACAATTTTCACCTTATTTACTTATATATTAGGGCAC from Psychrilyobacter atlanticus DSM 19335 includes these protein-coding regions:
- the pilB gene encoding type IV-A pilus assembly ATPase PilB — its product is MVVVKRRRGIGEILVEKKLITRDGLEKALEEQEKTGEKLGEILIELGYLDEENMLDALGEQNRVKVKVIDDTDLKLEVLAILPEEYMKEKIILPLRINGKKLLVAMENPKDTFLIDELQMKTNMVIKPVLAMKSNIMEYLEKYIHKRDQKTETQTDSVLDELNKFAEEDIEIESNYKDEDIVSSLGSDSAPVVKGVNAIIVKAVKLQASDIHIEPYEKEIRIRYRLDGLLITVKKMPKHIMNAIVSRIKIMCDLDIAEKRLPQDGRFRIKIGDRRVDFRVSTLKTIHGEKVVMRILDRGSVQLDLTALGYDEKALEIVNRVIQNPYGIILVTGPTGSGKSTTLYSVLDKLNKEDVNISTAEDPVEYELEGINQVQCKPDIGLTFAASLRSFLRQDPDIIMVGEIRDGETAEISIKAALTGHLVLSTLHTNDAPSSIHRLLNMGVEPFLISASISMVIAQRLVRRICPHCIGKDGESANKLMAMDLDKNDYEGLDFKIGAGCEKCNNTGYKGRSVIYEIMEVDDEMKSLISENTTSIEIKKLAMEKGMDTLRESGMKKAISGVTSLDEVMRVTLS
- a CDS encoding type II secretion system F family protein, translating into MLYKYTALDSRGKKANGEMEAKSPTELRKILRQQKLILVKATKKNSFSMKNGMFKRVKAKDIAVFTRGLSTMINAGVGLIRCFEILEAQIEKPKLKEVISQVREEISAGMPLAACLAKHPKYFDKLYISMVKAGEASGMLDSVLMKVATSLEKSEEIKGKVKGAMIYPSIVLFTAVIVMFLMLAFVIPKFMLLFEGTGVEMPLLTRMVMRASEIASKYWYLFFLGVGGIFYGVKKAMMTPKGKRFFDVILLKMPLMGTFVRKTAMARFTRTMSTLLNSGVTILMAFDICGEIVGNTLIEEAILEAKDSIRDGASIYKPLANSGQFPPMVTDMIEVGEESGQLTEILEKVADFTEMELEEAVRNLLSAFEPLIILFMAVGVGILIIAMFLPLFKMSDMVG
- a CDS encoding ABC transporter ATP-binding protein, with product MNNIISVKNISLVYKERDIFKKIKGYKGSIGVKNISFDVGEGEIFSIIGLNGAGKTSTLKCILGLIKPDEGEIEVFGKKELKGMDFEKVGYLPEISYYPKSMKLMDLMRYYGELYNIPKGELDKKIDEILKKIGLISRKTDRLEKFSKGMLQKVGIAQAILNDPKLLFLDEPMSGLDPLARELVIEIILELKSKGTTIFFNTHILEDVASIADRVAIIDKGKLVEVLDMKKIILEQDDFLLKNHFIKTVGEK
- a CDS encoding ABC transporter permease subunit, which gives rise to MKKILTIGKYTLKENISNKVFNGVLYFGILSIFFTTLLDEVALYEGGRVIRDSGLFLTEFLVMLITVYISSTYVIKAVAEKSIYLVLTKAVTKSKYIMGINLGIIYSVFCNVFIMGGILGVILYTKGQLDWWYIRALFFIGLKLSIVGSLGIFFSIISDSTVTSTIFTLFTYILGHGVMELKAISEKLTGSVFQWILDLLYIILPKFNLLNYRDYLKSTDTNYFLIIGYVGVYITCVMVATNIAFEKKRL